CGACATACATTGCGGGGTACAAGCCGGACGCAAAATCCCTTGAATGGGGGTGATTTACGGAAATGGCGACCCCAGTTTTGGGGTACAAATCACGCGCCCTGGACTTCGCCGATGATGCCGAACATCGGCATGTAGAGCGCCACGATCATTCCGCCGATCACAATGCCCAGGAAGGCAATCATGAGGGGTTCGATGAGCGCGGTGAGCTGGTCGGTCATCGCCTCGACTTCGCTGTCGTAAAAGACCGCGATCTTCTCGAGCATGGGCTCGAGGGCACCGGCATCCTCGCCGACGGCCATCATCTGCGTGACCATGGCGGGAAACACGGGTTCCGACAAAAGCGGAGCCGCAACGGTGCCACCGGTACGAACGGACTCCTGCACACGCAGCAGCGCCTTCTGGATGACCATGTTTCCACTCGTCTCCCCCACGATGGAGAGTGACCGCAGAATGGGCACACCGGATCCGATCATGGTGGAGAAGTTGCGCGCGAACCTGGCGATCGCGATCTTGGCGGTCAGGGTTCCAAAGACGGGCAGTTTGAGTTTGATGGGGTCCACGACCTCGCGCACGGATTCCTTGTGTTTGTTCCGCGACCACCAGATCGAGAACGCCACGATGAGCACGGCGAGGGTCGGCGCGAGCCAGACCATCGCGCCCGAGAGTGTCACCAGGATTTGCGTCGGGAGGGGCAGTTGACCGCCTAGGTCGCCGTACATCTTCGCGAAGACCGGAACGATAAACGCGAGCATGAGGATGACACCGACGATCGCCATCACGAGAACGATCACCGGATAGGTGAGCGCCGCCTTGACCTTATTGCGCAGCGCCACCTCCTTCTCGAAGTTCATCGCGATCGCATCGGTCGACTTCTCGAGGAATCCGCCCGTCTCTCCCGCGCGGATGAGGTTGATCATGAGCGGCGGGAACACCCGCTCGTGGCGCGCGAACGAGTCGGAGAGCGAGTTGCCGCGCTCCACGTCCGACCGCACCTCACCGAGGGTCTTCGCGAGCTTTTTGTTTTCGGTTTGCGAGGCGAGGATGTTGAGGGTCTGAAGAATCGAGAGTCCGGCCGAGATCATCGTCGACATCTGACGGCTCATGATGGCGAGGTCCTTGAGGCCGACACCGCGCTCGAAGCCGGCGAGTGTGATCTCGGTCTGCAGCCCGGTGCCGGTGCCGACCTCACGGATGCTGAGCGGTGCAACCCCCATTCCCGCGAGCCGCGCGATGACGGCGGACTCCGAGCCTGCCTCGACACGGCCCTTGACGACCTTGCCTTTGCCGTCTCGCGCGCGGTACTCGTAGGTGCGGGCCGCGGTTGCGGTACTCATCAGCGACCTCCCGAGAACGCGTCGCCGAAGTCGATGCCCGCATCGCTGATGGGCTGACGCGACTCCGGGCGCTGCACGAGTCGAGCGAAGCCCTCGGCGTCGTGCACCTTCTCGAGGGCCGCGCGGTGAGTAATCCTGCCCGAGTTCACAAGATCGGCGAGGTGCTGATCCATGGTCTGCATCCCCATTCCGCGACCAGCCTGTAACGCGGTAGGGATCTGGTACGTCTTGCCCTCGCGGACGAGGTTGGCGATGGCCGGTGTCATGAAGAGGATTTCGGT
This genomic window from Antiquaquibacter oligotrophicus contains:
- a CDS encoding type II secretion system F family protein, whose product is MSTATAARTYEYRARDGKGKVVKGRVEAGSESAVIARLAGMGVAPLSIREVGTGTGLQTEITLAGFERGVGLKDLAIMSRQMSTMISAGLSILQTLNILASQTENKKLAKTLGEVRSDVERGNSLSDSFARHERVFPPLMINLIRAGETGGFLEKSTDAIAMNFEKEVALRNKVKAALTYPVIVLVMAIVGVILMLAFIVPVFAKMYGDLGGQLPLPTQILVTLSGAMVWLAPTLAVLIVAFSIWWSRNKHKESVREVVDPIKLKLPVFGTLTAKIAIARFARNFSTMIGSGVPILRSLSIVGETSGNMVIQKALLRVQESVRTGGTVAAPLLSEPVFPAMVTQMMAVGEDAGALEPMLEKIAVFYDSEVEAMTDQLTALIEPLMIAFLGIVIGGMIVALYMPMFGIIGEVQGA